Genomic segment of Panicum virgatum strain AP13 chromosome 9N, P.virgatum_v5, whole genome shotgun sequence:
TGAAAATGACATTAAATGAGCCAATTGGCCACTTGAAAATCAATCCCCAAACctttccccttctctctctctccattcaGATCCGCTTCAGAGCGCCCCCGATCGAAGAAGCCAAGCAGCCAGCCCGAACACAACTCCGCAAGCCACCGCACCAATCCACCCCGCCCGAGGCCCGATCCAGCGCCAGCCCCGCCGGCTAgggctcgccctcgccctcgcctcgccccgccggcgcgccatgtcctcctcctccgcgtcgtGGTCGCGCTACGGCGCCGTCCCCACCTCTCCCCTGCCCCCGCCGACCAGGCCGGAGGGTGtcgcggccgcggtggcggtggcagaCGGGGCAGcaggcggcgaggaggtggcTCCCGcgccctcgtcgtcgccggcggcgacggccacggcggcggaggccggggtCGCCTTCTTCTCCCGCGCGCGGGCGTTCGCGGGgtccgcggcggggcggccgcgcGCGTGGCGGGAGGTGCTGGACCCGACGGCGTTCTCGCGCCCCAAGAGTTGCGGGGAGgcccgggcgcgggcgcggcggaacCTCGCCTACTTCCGCGCCAACTACGCGCTGGCGGCGCTCGTGCTCGTCTTCCTCGGCCTCGTCTACCGCCCGGTGTCCATGCTCGTGTTCCTGGCGCTCTTCGTCGCCTGGTTGGGCCTCTACTTCGGCCGCGGCGAGGGGGAGCCGCTCGTCTGCCTCCGCCGCGAGGTCGACGACCGCGTTGTGCTGGCCGTGCTCTCGGCCGTCAcggtgctcgccgtcgcgctcaCCCGCGCCGGGCTCAACCTCCTCATCTCGCTCGTCGTCGCCGCAGCCGTCATCGGCGTGCACGCCGCGTTCAGGGTGAACTACTACCTCGACGAGAGGGACGCGTTCGACGTCGCCGGCAGCTCATTCACCGATAACGGATATGGCTACACGCTCCCGAGATGATAAGAAGCGGAGGCAATTCAGCTGATGAGATTATTGTTGATTGTGTTCTTGGATGAGGCTGGGGATTCTTCATTCTTGGTGGTTCTGATCCATCCCTGGGATTTTGGAAGGTGTTCATTGAAGCTGTGATGTTCTTACTACTTTTGCAGCGTGTTCTTAACTTCATTTGTAGTTTGCATGCTGTGTATAGCAATTTTCAGGTTCCTTTTGATTTGTATGTAGTATTCTGTAATTTCTGTGCATTTCTGAGGTGATTGGGATTTGGGATTATTTAAATTGCTTTGAAGACAAATTGCAGAGCATCATCTGCCGGGAAGCGACTGTATATCACCAGTTAAACACTTTTATAGGagtattaaactaaaacaaatgCAGGGGAGCTAGCATACAAATATAGCAGGAGATTCATATGAATAGCTTAGCTATGAACTTTGATCAATATGAATAGCTCATTTCTGAGGTGATTGGGATTTGGGATTATTTAAATTGCTTTGAAGACAAATTGCAGAGCATCATCTGCCGGGAAGCGACTGTATATCACCAGTTAAATACTTTTATAGGagtattaaactaaaacaaatgCAGGGGAGCTAGCATACAAATATAGCAGGAGATTCATATGAATAGCTTAGCTATGAACTTTGATCAAGTGCCAAGTGAGCATAAATTGTGGAGCGCGTATATGGaaatgcagaaagtaaagctgatgATGGTCATCCCTGCTTGACAAGATGTCCAGAAAGTCTCACAAATTTCACAATTGGTTCATGCCTTCATAGCAGTACACAAAAGATTATACCCCTCTGTGATAAATCACTGTCCACAAAAACTATAACACCAGTGCTATGATCCTGTTGGTGTTAACCACTTAACCATCCTCCTCCCGTTAGATGTACAAAATGTCTGTATACAGTTGACAAAATGCTGGAAGAGTCCAGTGCCGATCACATGCAAGCGGCTCAGCGCTTGGCGTCGATGGCTTCCTTGAGCTTCCTCCCGAGCGCGTAGGCAAGCGGAGGCGGCACGGCATTCCCGATCTGCCTGTGCTTGCACTGGATGTTGCCCGCGAACCGGTAGCTGTCAGGGAAGCCCTGCATACATCGACCATGCAAATAGGATTAGGAGATTCAGAAGAAGAAACGCAAAAATGCTCTAAAGTATATCAAAAAGTGCCCTCAAGTCTGAACCTGTGTGTGGTTCTCGTTGGATAATTCAGACAATATAAAGCAGGCAAAAGCTACTAAGCATTGATAATTTAGGTTACTGAAGTAGGATTAGTTGTTGCAGTGCCAATTGGCGAATTACCTGAGACCTGGCACACTCACAGACTGTGATGATCCTGTCCTGCTCAGGGTGGAAGCACATGCCGACCTTGCCCATAGGCTGGGGATCGGTCACAGAGGTGGGGAAATTGCCGTCCCAGTCCAGCCTTCCATACAGCCCCTTCCACTGATTGTGCCTTTTGGCTGTGTTGGGCAGGCACCAGGGTATCAAGTCCACCAGTTGCCCGGTTGACAGCTTCACCTTAACCATTGGAAATGGACaaaaccgggggggggggggggggggggggggggggagggagggTGGTGGGCGCCAGGAGCATAATGTGGTTACCTTCTTATCTGGCAGGTCATGCCAGTCACAGCCAGGTCTCTTGGAATGTGCTTGCACCTGATGAGATTCAGCTCGTTCATCTCCTTGGAGAACCTGATGAGATTCAGCTCGTTCATCTCCTTGGAGATGTGGTCATTCAACGACATCGTGTTGCGTCTGATCTTCTTCTGGAACCATGACACTGGCTCGCTCCCATACACCACAGAAATGAGTAAATCGAGTTGATACTACAAGACCAAGGGCACCAAGAGAAGAAAGCGACCAGAGTGAAGTTGCAGTGACACTGACTCATACCTGTATTGTTGGCTTGCTGGCGCCATTTTCCACAGGTGGGAGATCCCCAACTGTATCTCTAACTGTTATTGACCGGAAAGGTGCCCCTGCGGCAGTGCTCTTGACAGCCGCATAGTATTTGCCATCGGGTAGGTTTATCTTTAGCTCAGGGCTAGCAAAGACGTGCATTGGTTCAGGTGCAGCAGCCCAGATGAATGCCCTTTTCCTGGACTGGGCGACACCATAAGCACCTGCCTCTAGAATGCCAAATCGAACCTGAAAATGAGAAGGAAAAGGCTCCAACATTCAGTGTTGAACAAAATGCTAGAATGCAAGTACTAGAAGAGAAAAATGGCAAGTACCTGGTATCCCATCTCAAGGAGTGATGCAAGTGTTAGTCTGAAGGTCTGGCCTTTGTTGAACGAAACAAAGTTCCTGACATTTTCTAGGAGAAGAATCTAGGGCGGAAATATTCCGCAAAAGAGAGGAATGCTAGGATCATCTCACACTGAACCTTGCTCCAGGGACTTTGATTGAATCTGTTCATTCCAGAAAAACCCTGCAAAAAGGATGCGCAGAAAAGTCATGTAATTGGTTTAGAAGATTGAATAAGCATAAAAATGTGTCCTGTTCAGAGGAAAAACAACATACCTGACATGGAGGTCCACCATTGATAAAGTCTACTTCGCCAGGCACAGGCAGATCCTTGGTCTTCCCATTAGAAACTTTTGATGCCCGTTCAACAGCCTCAGAAGTAGAGATGCAATCATCAGCATCACCACACTTATCCATTATTGCCCTACGCGACAATGCTCAGAAATGAGTTGAAGACACAGTATGCATGGATAATCATATCCATAAGAATGAATTGCGCGTACTTCAAAATCACATTGCAGTTTTCCACAAATACTGCTGCTTCTGGATGATTTTCACCAAATGCTTCCCCAGCAGGCTCTTCATATTCAATTGCCCACTTTGTTTGTGATGCCCCTACAGAATTGTATGGTCAGAAAGTAAACAAATGTGGTAGTCAAGGTGTTCCCGTCAACCCACATCAAAATCTGCACAACAAATGCATACCAGATAGCTGCAATCCTTCAGATAAACCTCCGCAACCAGCAGAAATATCAAGAGTTGCAAGAGTGTTCTCTGATAGCACATCCTTCTTTTCGTCTGAACCAGCTAGCTCATCCTCACAAATTTGCTTTCCTTTATTCTTCTTCGAAGTGGAAGGTGCCCTCCTTATTAGTGACATGATTTTAACATTGGGTGGAAGCTAGTTCATGATAAAGCAAGATAAGTTCAATTAACCATCTAAAGAAAAATTTCAGGAAAAAGAAGTCTAAGCTACTGAGAAAGGGAAGACGTGAGATTCAGAATGTCTGACCTGTCGACGATCTGCACGTTACCATCTGCATCATGCAAGGTGAAATCAATGAGTTTTCTGGAAGGTCGACGATCTTCAAGTGCTGTTTTTGTCAACGTAACAGCATCTATTTCCCATTCTTCCACCCTACTTTCCTTGACTGTGATAAATAAATCTTTTTCAGATAAGTTCAATTCCTTCTCTTTGAAATTAGAACAGGCAGCTGCCCTCTTTGGTCTCTTGCACACGACAGGCTCATCAGTGGTGCCCTTGCTCTCTGTTTTAGCCTCATGTTCAGTCACCATTTCTTCATTCTCGGTGAAATCAACTTCCGTATTCTGAAGCTTTGCTTTGCGCTTCTTTGTTACTGAAAACAAGAAGAGCAATGAACACATTAAAATAGCCGAATGCTAAGGAAGAGACGATCTGAAACACATGCATTCATTTAAACATGGAAAAGAGTTTGAAAAACAGAATTTATTTAATAGACTTTAAATAAGTTTATGCAGAAATCAACAGCTCAATTCACGCAGCAAAAGATGCACCATGCTGAATCAATTTGTTAGTACATATAACCAAATCTAGGCATGCCTAACTAATAACATGAGTGAATATGCTGCCTACCCAGATACTTAAAACTGCAGGTCAGGCAAGATGATGATGAGTGGATGAAGTTAGAAAGACAGGACTTGGGACGTTTTGTATACTTGTTTTTTGCAAGAGACGTTTTATAAACTATACTAATTTAGTTGCAGACTGGTAAATCCCTAACTACATAAAGACTGGACACAATAGTATGATTGAATTGAAAAAGGAAGACAGTTGCAGAACTTCAGTATCAAACTATCAATTCTGCACAAATGGATACATAAGTACCGCAACGTTGCTTGTAGCATACTAGGATATCCTGGCTCCTAGCAGACTAGCATGTCCTGAAATAAGGATGGTTCTAAGACTCTAAATGTAATCATTGAACTAGCCAGTATCCATGAGGCCTCATAAACACTAGTGTTTAAGCGCATACAGTGACATTGAGTTAAATTTGGTGCTTCAAAGGGTTCCTTTGAGAAGTGTTTCAACTTTCTAGTGCTCACTCTTACCCCCACCTATATTTCACCGAAGATTGCAAATAAATGCAAACAGAAACCTTGATCAAAGCAACGGCCACTTTGCCTCCTTGGCATTGACATGAGCTCAACTGCTCAAGCTATGGCAGAATGTGATCAAGGAAGGGGACAGCATGAATGATAGTGAGGGAGACAATGGTGAGAAGGAAGGAAGCGGTGGAGAGGACAAAGGAATGAAGAACCCAACTCAAGAGATAGCAAGTTGATTCATGTAGTAGCAGTTTCATGATGAGTTGATGACCTAACCGCAATGAGAAATTGAGGACAATCTGTATTAAGGCGTATTGGGTTGTCCCCTTTGTTTAAAGTAGAAATTGAAGTTGATGCTTCCTAATTCATATCAATATGTATCAGAGCCATCCTAGCATTTTTTTCACAAacatgcaggagagctgcatatcATTATCAAAGTACAGGCACAACATAAACTGGAGAATTGATTCAATTGAAGTAACCTAGCTGGCATATACCAGCCTTACATCTTTAATGCATAAACAGAAAATAATTGTGCCCCAGTTCACACCCTCATATAGTGCACTACAGAATTCAATGATAAAGAAAAGTGATATATTGCAGTTACAAGGCAGTGGGAACAAGGCCTGTAGCTGTAGCAACAGCAGGATACGGATGCTTCGCCATAACACCTCTGTAAAGTTTAGAATCAAGCAAATATGTCAACAAACATTTATAAAACAAGTATGTCAAACATCGGATTGCAAGCTAAAATGTTTTTAGCAATTAAATTAGGAATTAACATAATAGGAAACAATAACTTCACTAAaaacatgatgatgatgcttTGGTGAATGTTTTGCTGCTCGACCCTACTGGAATAACTACCTTGTTACATGGATTTAAAGCATAGCAACTAATATGAGAGCAAAATCAGAAGCATATTAAATGCAACTAATCATGTGCTCCTTTTGGAAACATATGATAATTTAAATTTTTACAGGTCAAACCTCCTCAACTTTGACTATCAATATATTTGTTACTATATAGATTTGTTGTGAAAACAATACAATAGTCTAAGTGCCACATATTCTTGAGCACAGGGGTACCCCTGTGATGTAATGAAAATATGAATAATTGGAAAGTACACCTTTCAATTCAATCATATCAAAATGTTGGAATAAGAAAACACATTATCACCACATAACAATTAGGTTACACCAAGTTGTGCACCCGCTCACTCATTAAATATGGTACTATAAAAAGATTGAATGTGAGGATTGTTTCGTTAAATACAGCGGGACCGTAGCTAAATGCCATCTTGTTTTCATGACTAGAGCAGAGTTTAGCGCTAACAAACAATAGAGCAGCAACAACAGTAGGTACTTCTTGCAAATCAGAGAGGCACAGGTGCCAAACCAAGCGAAACAGAGCTCGCTACGCAAACCGAGCGAGCTGCTGGGCGCCGCAAAATGCAGCCCAGTGCCGGGGAAGCTTCTCCCGGCGACGATCCCCAGCGCGATCGGAGAAACGACACACCCGCCTACAGCACGGAAGGGAACCCCACGCCCAAAACCCTCGCGGAAGCAGTACTGCAAACGAAGCGAGCGAGCGTCGACAACGTGCTCACCGAGAGCAGCGAAGAGGAGCAGCTCCCCTGGCGACGAGAGGGGCAGCGCTCGTCGGAGGCGTGTttctgcggtggcggcgcgcggcgaaaGCAGCGTGGGGGAGGCGAAGCGCGAGGCGGAGAGGGACGGAGGGAGAGTGGGAAGGAAAGGAGGGGGAGTGGGGGGGTAATAATGGAGCGGAGAGGAAGGATGCGAGGCGACGCGGGGGTTTTGAGTTTTGAGCGGAGGTCGTGGGGGACCATTTTGGCGCCCGTGCGCGGGCGGGGGTCCTAATATTTCCGCGTCGATTTCGGGAACTGGGCTTCGGAAATCGGAGAGCGAAGATCTTGAAGAACAAATGCTCTAGTTGCATTGCAAACGATACTTCGAGATGTTGTTTTCTGAATCCTTTGATGCAATGCGAACCTCTTTATAAGATCAATATCACGTTCATTTGATCATAGTCATATCGTGATTCCTCGGACTGGTTCCCCGTAATTTGTTCGGTTGTTATGAAACATTTTCTATCTATCCATTTGCGGTAGCAACACAAAGACGGTGTTTATGATGGTAATGTATAAGTAACTAAATGCAACTTTGCTGCAGAAGGACTTGTAGCATAGTGATTACAAGAACTTCGGTAGCACCTCAGGTCCTGATCCGATTCTCCATGGAAGCGAATTTTCTAGGATGTAACGTTGTTatgctttcagtggtaggcgatgttCTCCTCGCAGTGACTTTGTTAATCTCGATGATTTACCAGCTTAGTCTTCAAAGATGCTCATATGGATAGGATTTGCTCATATGCATTCATTGGGGGAGACCGAATGAGTGTGTGCGTGTTGTGAGTATTTGAGTTATACCGTGTAATTAATAAAATACAACTTTGCTTCTATTGAACCAACCCAACAACCTATTTATTGTAGGACTTGTCTATTGTGTTTATCTCCAGACGAGATGGACTTGCCATGCAACCAAGCCTTATTGAACTTTCTCTAAGTTGTCCTCGCAACATACTTGCAAATTATAGCAATTAATTTCTAAATTCAAATAACCACTTGACTAGAAATTGTTCATTCACCTTCACAAAGACATCGGATCAATTTGGAAAACATTTTATCAGGTACTTCCTCTCAGTCTGTCTCATGTGGAACATTTTCAATTTTGATTGTTAATAGTTAGAATATTATAAAAGATTAACAATGTAAAAAATGTTGTTACTTGATTCATTGGGAAACTAGTTCTCATATAATGTTCTCATATAATGTGACTCATTCAatttaaaataattaattttcaagAATCTCGtagttaggccttgtttagatcccaaaacgcaaaatgcaaaaattttgtaaatcgcttgcatgatatactaaatgtagtcaaaaaataaatcgcattacacaaatggactgtaaatcgcgagacgaatctaatgaacctaattatgatGCGAccagacactaaattgctacagtaatgctacagtaatgtGTTCTacttatggattaattaggctcattagattcgtctcgtagtttacagacgagatctgtaattagttttgtgattagtctacatttaatacttcaaatattgaagattcccttccaaaaacacaaaaatgcaaagtgatctaaacacacccttagaaTTGAAAAGAATTTACTTATGACTTACAAGAGAGTACTTGTTTTCAGCGGGCCACACTTTGCTTAACTTTTGGGGACATCAGGCACCAAGCAACCAAGCATACCCTAGATCAATATTCAATGTCTTTACTTCAGGCCAAATCCTCAATGAGGACTATTTCAAGTGCTATTATGTAACCGAACAATACAAGTactacctccgtcccaaaatataagtATTTATAGATTTCTGCTGATCTTGACCATTCGTCTTAatcaaaaaatttgtaaaaatattatttattttgttatgacatgttttatcatagtatatatttgaagtatattttaattttttttattttttctcaaattttttgaataagacgaatggtcaaacatgatcagcagaagTCAACAAATGtttatattttgggacggaggtagtACTATACATCACATGATCCATGGCGACAAGCCCCTCGCTTACAGCTCAACTGCACCCAATGACTCAACAACTTATACAATTACAGATTTATAGTCACACAGCCTAGGTACATACACACTTCGtcagtgaaaaagaaaaggaaaagaatggATTACACTAGATAGGATCATAGGCCAATGCCTTAAACTAGAGGATAAAAATAAGCCCAACAAGGCTTCTAAGCTGTAACACTAACATCTATGTACATGTTAAGATGCTCAGAGCAATCAAGGGCTCCTATGAATGAAATGCCGCGTCGCTGCTTCAGAAATGAAGAGGAAGCTCTTGATCAGTCTTGGTTATTTTCAGTTTCAGGTTTGGACGACCCTGACCTGCCATAGAATACCTTCGCAATGAATCCATCAGCAGGTGTGCCTACAGATGACCGCACTCGGCCCTTTTGTCCTTTGTTAAGCCAGCAACCTGCTAGATCGTGCAGTGTCATTCCTGGGCTTACTGGCTTGCCACCGCACAATATATCCACCTGCAAGAACAGACACCTCTGTTGGTACCAGATGAACGTGGAACAAAATGGCCGCTGCCACGGTTCCACAACTATATCATCAACCAACGCCAAATGGTAACAAAGTTTATCAAAACATGCTCAAATGGCATTCTTAAAAAAATGCTCAAATGACattcttgaaaaaaaaacatgatcaAAAGCATTGAGTTATGCAAAGTTTGGGGGCTATTGCACTTATGGAAGCTATGTACTGCACACAGCTTTGCTACTTGTTATCAGCTGTATTGAACAAGGAACTGGGTTTGGGTGGTCTTATTATTCGCTTTCGTAGATGTTCACCGCAAACAGAATGACAAGAAACTCATCAAACTGGAACCAGCTTCAAGGAAGCAATATTTGAAAATGAGAGGTTGAGTTTTTCCAGGATAATTCAGATATCAATATATCATAATGAAACGATATACATTGTTTTTTCAAACATAAGTAACTGGACCTTATGAGACGTAACTAATTGATTATCACTGGGAGAAATAAAGACAAACCTCAGCTTCACTTGAAAGATTAAGTTTCTGCATGAGGTACTTCTGTATGAAGGACGCAGGCAAGTCTACATCCCTAggacagagtaataagagcatcTCAAGTTAGTACAGAAAAGCATATAGCATTTTGAGAAAGAGCACGAGGGGATAACTCACTTGATCCTCAAAAATTTTGACGCTACCTGTGGTAGAGGAGGCTGACCTTTCCTGAAAATGATTGTAAACCCAACAGCATGATTTGTGATGCTCCTTTTAAAAAACAATAAATGAAAAGAGAAGTCTAGTTTCTTACTGGTCAAAAGCAGCAACAAGGTTGAACCATAATGCTCGCAACTTTCTCTTCTTGTTAGGCAGCTTTGGCTTGATGTTTTTCTGTTTTCCCGTTAAAATCAACAGTTTCTTGCTTCCTGTTCTCTTCTCCAGATTTCCACGTcttgtaaactgcctcttagtCTTTGATTGACTGGTAGGAGTTTCATCAACTGGATCATCAGATTTATTTTCTGTCATCTTTACATCTTCTGATTTAGATCTGAGAGACCTTTTATTTTTAGCAGCTTTAAATTGAGAACCTAAAGGTCTCCATCCCCCAACTTTCTTTGTGATATTACTGCCCCGCAACTTGGTGTGCTGCGTATCAATGGCATAAGGAGCAGTAAATAAGTTAATCACAAAAATATTATGAATTGCAATCATATATAATTTGAAAAACGTAAGACAGCACATATATTTTTATTAATGCAGAAACTAAAGGAGGTTAAGACGTGGTCAAGACTTTGCTACCAAATACTAGTTACCACAATCACAATCAGGTTCCAGGCAACGTTATCAACATGGAAAGTGATATCGTTATACTCCTACATGGAAAATAATCAATGTTTGAGACAAAAAAGAAGATTAAACAAATGTTCCCAGGCCAGGCATAAACACATACAGGAACTCTTAGGCTCATGAAGATCGGTTCAAAACAGTGGGATCAATTGATATGTATTATCTTATTGGTCACCTGATACTACATGTATGCGCAAACAAAATAGAGGAAAAAATAGGCAAAGACAAGAGTGAGTTATCTGGCCACTAGCAACTTTTTAAACTGTGGGATTTATCAAACTAAAACCATCAGAATTTCTCAGTACAATCATTTAATAAGGATATCTGACAAAAGAAAAGCTACATACCAAAGAGAGGTTACGTAAACGTGAAGCTTTTGTTCTCCTCTTTGTCAAGCATTTTTGCATAGACACTCGAGGAGCAGGAATCTTCAATGAAGATAAAGATCGTTCTTTCCTCTTGATAGGTGATGCAACTGACGATGTGACTTCTGGGCCCTCAACCTTTTGCTTCTTAGGAAATATCTTTGACCTTACAAATTGTAGGCTATGATCAATTCTGTACAGAAAATTAGTTGACATGAGCCATAATTATAAAATTGATCAAGTACCTTTCAACAAAACCTAACATTCTATATATTATACGGTGCTTGGAAATTAAAAAGGGATGATTTATTGGAGTTAATTAATGGGGCAATCTAGGCACTTCAGAAATTAAAAATTAATCATCTTCACATTATTGTGGTCAGAGGAACTAGAAAACTAAGTTAGCCAAATAAGACAGGAAAAGTACATATAGCACGTTATGACCATCCAGTAGCCAAGGTTTTGCAGAAGGAGATTACATGGAATGGTAACAATTTAAATGATGAAATCATGCAACTAATACAGCGAAATCATGACATTGTCAAAGCAAGATGACCCAACATGCAGGTGCATGTGTTGCGCAATGTTGCACATTCGCACTAGCTTACGCAATACTGATGCCATAACTCAAAAGGGGTAAATTTGTGGTCATAGAAAATTAAATTGAATAATGCCTTAAGTTTGTTGAAAATCCTAAGACAATGCAATAGTATAGAATGAAATGAGTGTGAATATTTCAAGAAACTAGAAATAAAACCTGAGTTTCTCCAACGGAGCACAGCCCAAATCAATGCTACAAATAGGGCAGCAGCAGACTTCCTTATTTATGAACTCTTCTGATATGCACTTCCTGCAAACTGATTAAAAGTACTTATAAAATTAATGGCAGAGGCACAACTATGACTTACAGAGAAATTTTTTGGAAGTTGCAAATCTAATATAGATATAGAAACATTAGCAAACTGGGTCTGACCAGATCACACAGCTGGCACATACAAAGGGGAAAGGTTGCATGGCTTGATGAGAAAAAAATGCAGCGATTACAAATTAGTTAGCATATCTTCAACTGTTAAGGCTAAGCACATTGATTAGTTATAAAAATTTAACAGAAGTTCCTCCCCCTCTCCAGCTCTCCCTCAGTCCCTCTGGCGACATGCTATAGCACCTCGCCACAAATAAGGACTTCGTTCCCTCACTGAGGAACGTAACACAGTATATTTCTTCTCAGGACGGAGGTTATTACAGAATCTCCAGAACAggataaacaaaaaaaacatttttgtCCTATAAAACCTTATAATTCACACATAGGTATCAAATTAACATATAGCAGAGCGCACATTAACCAAGAAGGCCAACTTTACAAAGACACTGGAACACTCACCAGAACCTCTAAAGGTACAGGTTGCCCCTCGCTTCCTAACATTTACTAATTTCAGATGGCAAGCATCAAAAGATTACCATGTTAACTTTAACCTTGGGTGCGAACTATAAAATCATCAAACCACGCAATATATAGTTGCTATTTAAAACAAGCCCACTCGACAAAGCTCCAAGAACTAAGTTTCCGTACACAAAAATTGTTGCTTTTCATGCAATGTGACATACACCTATTCCCAACACGTTCACAAAAAGGCTCGCAACAAATCTTGCCGTATAATGGGGAGCAATCTAGAAAAAACCCTTCCCCATGTTATGATGTTAATGCAAGCCTCCATCACCACAAATCCCCATTCAAAATATTAAGTACCCTTTTCATGAATAGAAAACATTTAATTGAACATTAAAGCTAGTACATCCTCCTTGTAAAAGCAGAAGTCATGTGATTTCTCATGGATCACGGCGTATATAGGCAGAACCCGCCACTATTCATGCAATCGATCGCTCATATCACCTCAATTCCCTAATAAAAACAGTGCAAAAAAGCGAATCCAGTCTTCCATCCGGGAGTGGAACATTAGAGCGTAGCCTCTCTACAACAAACTTACGGGGCACGTGAATTCGACACACCAAAATCGCACACCTTTGCCCAAACAAAAATGGCACATGAAATTCTCAAAGCTTGCAACGACCCAAGCTGCTGCCACCTTCTGCGCATCACCGCAAAAAGTTCAAATCCGAAGCGCGGAACGATCGCCGCAACCACCTTCCGCGTCTCAAGACGCAGCACCCCCCAAAAGGGCTTTGCGCCACAGAACCCAAGCAGACCTACACGCACGGCAGTTACGGAAGGTTGGTGGGACCGCGTGAGTACTCACAGGTGTGGAGGCACtcggtgatggcggcggcgtcgcggaggaGACGGCCGCAGAGCGGGCACGTGAGGCACGCCGCGAGCGCCGACCGCTTCAACCTCACCACGTCCCCGACTCCTCCGCCCCCTCCCGCCccaggcgcggccgcggcggctgtCGCCTCGCAAGCGAGGACGGCGCTGTCCATGCCGCCGGCCGGAAGAGCCCGAGCACGAAGCGGCGTAGGGACGGC
This window contains:
- the LOC120687587 gene encoding DNA (cytosine-5)-methyltransferase 1A-like, translating into MAKHPYPAVATATVTKKRKAKLQNTEVDFTENEEMVTEHEAKTESKGTTDEPVVCKRPKRAAACSNFKEKELNLSEKDLFITVKESRVEEWEIDAVTLTKTALEDRRPSRKLIDFTLHDADGNVQIVDRSDILNLTSSLSQ
- the LOC120692398 gene encoding E3 ubiquitin protein ligase DRIP2-like isoform X3, with the protein product MDSAVLACEATAAAAAPGAGGGGGVGDVVRLKRSALAACLTCPLCGRLLRDAAAITECLHTFCRKCISEEFINKEVCCCPICSIDLGCAPLEKLRIDHSLQFVRSKIFPKKQKVEGPEVTSSVASPIKRKERSLSSLKIPAPRVSMQKCLTKRRTKASRLRNLSLHTKLRGSNITKKVGGWRPLVDETPTSQSKTKRQFTRRGNLEKRTGSKKLLILTGKQKNIKPKLPNKKRKLRALWFNLVAAFDQKGQPPLPQVASKFLRIKDVDLPASFIQKYLMQKLNLSSEAEVDILCGGKPVSPGMTLHDLAGCWLNKGQKGRVRSSVGTPADGFIAKVFYGRSGSSKPETENNQD
- the LOC120692398 gene encoding E3 ubiquitin protein ligase DRIP2-like isoform X2, producing MDSAVLACEATAAAAAPGAGGGGGVGDVVRLKRSALAACLTCPLCGRLLRDAAAITECLHTFCRKCISEEFINKEVCCCPICSIDLGCAPLEKLRIDHSLQFVRSKIFPKKQKVEGPEVTSSVASPIKRKERSLSSLKIPAPRVSMQKCLTKRRTKASRLRNLSLHTKLRGSNITKKVGGWRPLGSQFKAAKNKRSLRSKSEDVKMTENKSDDPVDETPTSQSKTKRQFTRRGNLEKRTGSKKLLILTGKQKNIKPKLPNKKRKLRALWFNLVAAFDQDVDLPASFIQKYLMQKLNLSSEAEVDILCGGKPVSPGMTLHDLAGCWLNKGQKGRVRSSVGTPADGFIAKVFYGRSGSSKPETENNQD
- the LOC120692029 gene encoding PRA1 family protein E-like, with protein sequence MSSSSASWSRYGAVPTSPLPPPTRPEGVAAAVAVADGAAGGEEVAPAPSSSPAATATAAEAGVAFFSRARAFAGSAAGRPRAWREVLDPTAFSRPKSCGEARARARRNLAYFRANYALAALVLVFLGLVYRPVSMLVFLALFVAWLGLYFGRGEGEPLVCLRREVDDRVVLAVLSAVTVLAVALTRAGLNLLISLVVAAAVIGVHAAFRVNYYLDERDAFDVAGSSFTDNGYGYTLPR
- the LOC120692398 gene encoding E3 ubiquitin protein ligase DRIP2-like isoform X1 gives rise to the protein MDSAVLACEATAAAAAPGAGGGGGVGDVVRLKRSALAACLTCPLCGRLLRDAAAITECLHTFCRKCISEEFINKEVCCCPICSIDLGCAPLEKLRIDHSLQFVRSKIFPKKQKVEGPEVTSSVASPIKRKERSLSSLKIPAPRVSMQKCLTKRRTKASRLRNLSLHTKLRGSNITKKVGGWRPLGSQFKAAKNKRSLRSKSEDVKMTENKSDDPVDETPTSQSKTKRQFTRRGNLEKRTGSKKLLILTGKQKNIKPKLPNKKRKLRALWFNLVAAFDQKGQPPLPQVASKFLRIKDVDLPASFIQKYLMQKLNLSSEAEVDILCGGKPVSPGMTLHDLAGCWLNKGQKGRVRSSVGTPADGFIAKVFYGRSGSSKPETENNQD